The Rhododendron vialii isolate Sample 1 chromosome 6a, ASM3025357v1 genome includes a window with the following:
- the LOC131331255 gene encoding D-3-phosphoglycerate dehydrogenase 3, chloroplastic-like, with amino-acid sequence MAAFSFTLTPPLSKPSPSSLSWTLFSLSSPTPPHFPPKPLRKTLVVFSSLNAKPTILVAEKLGSAGIELLKTFANVDCSYDMTTEDLCAKISLCDALIVRSGTKVTRQVFESSAGRLKVVGRAGVGIDNVDLAAATEHGCLVVNAPTANTIAAAEHGIALLTAMARNIALASPDVKAGKWQRSKYVGVSLVGKTLALMGFGKVGSEVARRAKGLGMHVIAYDPYAPADRARAIGVELVSLDEAFSTADFISLHMPLTATTSKILNDYAFSKMKKGVRIVNVARGGVIDEEALLRALNSGIVAQAALDVLTEEPPPKDNMLVLHENVTVTPHLGASTFEAQEGVAIEIAEAVVGALKGELAATAVNAPMVPAEVLAELAPFVLLAEKLGRLAVQLVAGGGGVQSVKITYASARGPDDLDTRLLRAMVTKGLIEPISSVFVNLVNADFTAKQRGLKIAEERIVLDGSPEKPLEFIQLQLANVESKFAGALSDLGEIKVQGMVKEGLPHLTMVGSFGVDVSLEGSLILCKQVDQPGIIGKVGSILGEGNVNVNFMSVGRIAPQKQAVMTIGVDEEPDTETLKKIGEIKAIEEFVFLKL; translated from the exons ATGGCGGCCTTCTCATTCACCTTAACCCCACCCCTCTCCAAACcctccccctcctctctctcatggaccctcttctctctctcctcccccacccCTCCTCACTTCCCACCAAAACCCCTACGCAAAACCCTCGTCGTATTCTCCTCCCTCAACGCGAAGCCGACGATCCTCGTGGCCGAAAAACTCGGCTCGGCCGGAATCGAGCTCCTCAAGACCTTCGCCAACGTGGACTGCTCCTACGACATGACCACCGAAGACCTCTGCGCCAAGATCTCCCTCTGCGACGCCCTAATCGTCCGGAGCGGCACCAAGGTCACCCGCCAGGTCTTTGAGTCCTCCGCCGGCCGACTCAAGGTTGTTGGACGCGCCGGCGTCGGGATTGACAACGTTGACCTGGCCGCGGCGACCGAGCACGGGTGCCTCGTCGTGAATGCTCCCACGGCGAACACCATCGCCGCCGCGGAGCATGGGATCGCTCTGCTTACTGCCATGGCCAGGAATATTGCTCTGGCATCCCCCGATGTTAAAGCTG GGAAATGGCAAAGGAGCAAATATGTTGGTGTGTCACTAGTAGGGAAAACACTCGCTTTAATGGGATTTGGAAAAGTTGGATCAGAAGTTGCACGGCGTGCCAAGGGACTGGGTATGCATGTCATTGCATATGACCCATATGCCCCTGCAGACCGTGCTCGTGCAATAGGTGTGGAGTTAGTCTCATTGGATGAAGCCTTTTCGACCGCTgattttatctctctccacatGCCTCTTACTGCTACTACGTCCAAGATTCTCAATGATTATGCCTTCTCGAAAATGAAGAAAGGTGTTCGTATTGTCAATGTTGCTCGTGGTGGTGTGATTGATGAGGAAGCTCTACTGAGAGCCCTCAATTCGGGGATTGTGGCACAG GCCGCATTGGATGTATTGACTGAAGAACCTCCACCTAAAGACAATATGTTAGTGCTTCATGAAAATGTTACTGTAACTCCTCATCTCGGAGCCAGCACCTTCGAAGCTCAG GAAGGGGTGGCCATTGAAATAGCTGAAGCAGTTGTGGGTGCTTTGAAAGGGGAACTTGCTGCCACTGCAGTTAATGCACCCATGGTTCCTGCCGAG GTTTTGGCTGAGCTTGCTCCATTTGTCCTGCTTGCGGAAAAGCTTGGCAGGCTAGCTGTGCAGCTGGTTGCCGGAGGAGGTGGTGTGCAATCTGTGAAAATTACTTACGCTTCCGCTAGGGGTCCAGATGATCTTGACACTAGGTTACTCCGTGCCATGGTTACCAAAGGTCTGATTGAGCCTATTTCTAGCGTCTTTGTGAACTTGGTAAATGCTGACTTTACGGCCAAACAAAGAGGTCTGAAAATAGCAGAAGAGCGGATAGTGTTGGATGGTTCACCTGAAAAACCACTCGAATTTATCCAACTTCAACTTGCAAATGTCGAGTCGAAATTCGCCGGTGCTCTTTCGGATTTAGGTGAGATAAAAGTGCAAGGAATGGTGAAAGAAGGGTTACCCCATTTGACGATGGTGGGGTCATTTGGAGTGGATGTGAGTTTGGAAGGAAGTCTCATACTCTGTAAGCAAGTAGATCAGCCGGGCATTATTGGAAAGGTGGGGAGCATTCTCGGAGAGGGGAATGTGAATGTCAACTTCATGAGTGTAGGGAGGATAGCGCCGCAGAAACAAGCAGTCATGACAATAGGTGTGGACGAGGAACCTGATACAGAAACACTGAAGAAAATTGGGGAGATCAAGGCCATTGAGGAATTTGTTTTCCTTAAGTTATAG
- the LOC131331256 gene encoding probable isoaspartyl peptidase/L-asparaginase 2, translating into MGGWAIAVHGGAGVDPNLPVERQEYAKQLLTRCLNIGISALRSSLPAIDVVELVVRELEADPFFNSGRGSALTTKGTVEMEASIMDGPGRRCGAVSGVTTVKSPVSLARLVMEKSPHSYLAFSGAEEFARQQGVETVDNEYFITEDNVGMLKLAKEANTILFDYRIPTHGLDTCSAAVDSPLVMNGLPISVYAPETVGCAVVDSKGRCAAATSTGGLMNKMAGRIGDSPLIGAGTYACELCGVSCTGEGEAIIRGTLAREVAAVMEYKGFGLQQAVDYVVKERLDKGKAGLIAVSKDGEVAFGYNCVGMFRGCATEDGFMEVGIWE; encoded by the exons atgggcgGGTGGGCAATAGCAGTGCACGGCGGCGCTGGGGTGGACCCAAACCTCCCAGTGGAACGCCAAGAATATGCCAAACAACTCCTCACTCGCTGCCTCAACATCGGTATCTCTGCTCTCCGCTCCTCCCTCCCTGCCATCGACGTCGTCGAACTCGTC GTGAGGGAATTGGAGGCGGATCCTTTTTTCAATTCAGGCCGTGGATCCGCACTCACGACCAAAGGAACGGTGGAGATGGAGGCCAGTATCATGGACGGGCCCGGGAGACGCTGCGGCGCCGTCTCGGGTGTCACCACCGTGAAAAGCCCCGTCTCTCTTGCCCGCCTTGTCATGGAGAAGTCCCCCCATTCCTATCTGGCCTTCTCCGGCGCCGAAGAATTCGCACGCCAACAG GGTGTGGAAACTGTGGACAACGAATACTTCATAACCGAGGATAACGTTGGCATGCTGAAATTGGCAAAGGAAGCAAACACTATCTTG TTTGATTACAGGATCCCTACCCATGGATTAGACACGTGCAGCGCAGCCGTGGACAGCCCACTGGTGATGAATGGCCTCCCGATCAGCGTGTACGCGCCCGAGACTGTGGGGTGCGCGGTGGTGGACAGCAAGGGGAGGTGTGCGGCCGCCACCTCCACTGGTGGCCTCATGAACAAGATGGCGGGAAGGATCGGAGACTCGCCCCTGATAGGCGCCGGGACCTACGCCTGCGAGCTCTGCGGCGTGTCGTGCACCGGCGAGGGCGAGGCCATCATCCGCGGGACCCTGGCGCGCGAGGTGGCGGCGGTGATGGAGTACAAGGGGTTCGGGCTGCAGCAGGCCGTGGACTATGTGGTGAAGGAGAGGCTGGACAAGGGGAAAGCTGGACTGATTGCCGTGTCTAAAGATGGGGAGGTGGCTTTTGGGTATAATTGTGTGGGAATGTTTAGGGGGTGTGCTACTGAAGATGGGTTCATGGAAGTTGGTATTTGGGAGTAG